DNA from Mesorhizobium loti R88b:
AATCACTGTGGGCCGGCTATTTCCCGATCGAATGGCGCGATGCGTGGATGTACCTGTTCCTGGTGGCCATGCTGATCCTGATCGGCGCTGGCCGCGACACCGGCAAGGTCGTCTGAGCCATCAGACTTTGGTTGCATGACGCCGGGGCAGACCGCCCTTGCCCCGTCCCGCGCTTCACCCAACATCGTTTTGCTGCCGCCATCCGTGTTGACCCGTGTGGCCACGCACGGCATACCGTTGGGCCACGCGGCGTGATGGTGGGAAAAGGGGAGCCGGCACGCCTCCGTTACAAGGGAGGACTGCATGCAAGGGCCGCTCGCTCTGTCGCGAGGCATCGACCGCCTCAACGAATTCATCGGCAAATCGGTATCCTGGCTGATACTGCTGGCGATCCTGGTGAGCGCCGGCAATGCCGTCATCCGCAAGGTCTTCGACATCTCGTCGAACGCGTGGCTGGAGCTGCAGTGGTATTTATTCGGCGCCGCCTTCATGCTGGCGGCGGCCTATACGCTGAAACAGAACGAGCATATCCGCATCGACATCGTCTACGGCCTGTTTTCACGCCGCGTGCAACACTGGATCGACCTTCTCGGCCACGTCTTCTTCCTGATGCCGTTCGTGACGCTGATGGTGTTTTACTTCGTCCCCTATGTCAGGCTGTCATTCCATAGCGGTGAGATGTCAACCAATGCCGGCGGCCTGATCGTCTGGCCGGCCAAGGCGATTCTCCTGGTCGGGTTTTTCCTGCTCGCGCTGCAGGGCATTTCCGAAATCATCAAGAAGATCGCCATCATGCGCGGCGTCATGGACGATCCCAACCCATTCATTTCCGTGCACGAACAGGCTGAGCTCGAAGCCAAGGCACTCGCCGAAGAGGTGCGCTCGTGATGGAGTTCATCGCCCAGAACATGGCGCCGATCATGTTCGCCTCGCTGATCCTGTTCATGCTGATCGGCTATCCCGTCGCATTCTCGCTGGCCGCGAACGGGTTGATGTTCTTTTTTATCGGTGTGTTTCTGACGCCCTATTCAGGTGGTGCGATCAATCTCGACTGGCCGCTTCTCTATGCGCTGCCAGACAATTTCTATGGCAGCCGGGTGATGTCGAACGACACGCTGCTGGCCATCCCGTTCTTCACCTTCATGGGCATCGTGCTCGAGCGATCGGGCATGGCCGAGGACCTGCTCGACACGATCGGCCAGCTGTTCGGCCCAATCCGCGGCGGACTTGCCTATGCGGTGATCTTCGTCGGCGCGTTGCTGGCCGCGACCACCGGCGTGGTGGCGGCATCCGTCATCGCCATGGGGCTGATCTCGCTGCCGATCATGCTGCGCTATGGCTATGACCGCCGGCTGGCCTCGGGCGTCATTGCCGCCTCCGGCACGCTCGCGCAGATCATCCCGCCTTCGCTGGTGCTGATCGTGCTCGCCGACCAGCTCGGCCGCTCGGTCGGCGACATGTATGCGGGTGCGCTGATCCCCGGCCTCGTCCTGACTGGGCTCTACGCGCTTTACATTCTCATCGTGTCTATCTTCCGGCCGAAAATGGTGCCGGCGCTGCCGCTTGAAGCACGCACGCTGGGCCATGGCGTGATGTCGCTGCTGGTGGCGCTGGCGGTAACGGTGGCCATATCCTATGCGGCGTACCGCTATCTGGCGCCGGCACATGGTGACAATGCCGATATTCTGGGCGCCACGGCTGGCGTGCTACTGATCTATATCGTTGCCATCGCCGACAGGCGGCTGAACATCAACATGATGTCGCGGCTGGCGCAGCAGGTGGTGATCGTGCTGATCCCGCCGCTGGCGCTGATCTTCCTGGTGCTTGGAACCATCTTCCTCGGCATCGCCACGCCGACCGAGGGAGGCGCCATGGGCTCCGTCGGGGCATTGATCATGGCGGCGGCAAAAGGTCGGTTGTCGCTGGACGTGATCAAGCAGGCACTGACCTCGACGACGCGGCTGTCGTCCTTCGTGCTGTTCATCCTGATCGGCGCGCGGGTGTTTTCGCTCACCTTCTATGGCGTCAACGGCCAGATCTGGGTCGAGCATTTGCTGACCTCGCTGCCGGGCGGCGAAGTCGGCTTCCTGATCGGCGTCAACATCCTCGTCTTCTTCCTGGCCTTCTTCCTCGATTTCTTCGAACTCGCCTTCATCATCGTGCCGCTGCTGGCACCGGCGGCCGACAAGCTCGGCATCGACCTGATCTGGTTCGGCGTGCTGCTCGGCGTCAACATGCAGACCAGCTTCATGCATCCGCCTTTCGGCTTCGCGCTGTTCTACCTGCGCTCGGTCGCCGCCCGCGTGCCCTATCTCGACCGCCTCACCGGCAAGCAGATCGCTCCGGTCACCACTGGCCAGATCTATTGGGGCGCGGTGCCGTTCGTCTGCATCCAGGTGATCATGATCGGACTGACGATCGCCTTCCCGCAAATGGTAATGCGCTACAAAGGCACCACGGTTGATCCGGGCACGATCGACTACACGGTGCCGGCAATACCTGGCATGTCACCGCCCGGTGCGCCACCGGCCAACGGTACCGCACCGGCCAATGGCGGCACGGCTCCGGCTACCACACCCGACCTTTCACAGCCGCCGAGCTTCGGCGACACACCACCCGCCGCACAACCGGCCACGCCCCAGCCGGACCTGTCGCAGCCGCCGAGCTTCAACTGATGGATGCCAAGACCATGAAAGCGGTGCGACTGGAAGCCGTGGGCAGCATTGCGCTACGCGAAGTCGACAAACCCATCCCCGGCCCGGACGAGCTTCTGGTGCGGATCGAAGCCTGCGGCGTCTGCGGCACCGACCGGCACCTTTTCCACGGCGAATTCCCCTGCAAGCCGCCGGTGACGCCCGGACATGAATTTTCGGGCATCATTGAGGCGGTCGGCGACGCCGTCTCAGGCTTTGCCGTCGGCGACCGCGTCACCGGCGATCCCAACATCGCCTGCGGGCGATGCCCGCATTGCCATGCCGGCCGGGTCAATCTCTGCCGCAATCTCAACGCGATCGGCATCCATCGCGACGGCGGCTTTGCCGACTATGTCGTGCTGCCGCAGAAGCAGGCCTTCATCCTGCCCGCCGACCTACCGCCAACGCATGGCGCGTTCTGCGAGCCGCTTGGCTGCTGCCTGCATGGCGTGGATCTGGCCGAGATCAAGCCGGGCAGTTCGGTGATCGTGCTTGGCGGCGGCGTTATCGGCCTGCTCACCGTGCAATTGGCGCGGCTGGCCGGAGCCACGACGATTGTCCTGTCGACCAGACAGGCTTCGCGGCGCGCGCTTGCCGAGGAGCTCGGCGCGACAGTGACGGTCGATCCCACCGCCGCCGATGTCATCGAGGTCATCGCCGGGCCGGCGGGCCTGTTGCCGGGCGGCGCCGACGTGGTGTTCGAATGCGCTGGTGTGCGCGAGACCGTCGAGCAGTCGATGCGGCTGGCCAGGGCCGGCGGCACCGTCGTCATCGTCGGCGTCACGCCGCAAGGCATGAAGGCAGAATTCGAGCCTTTCGATCTGTTGTTTCGGGAATTGAAGGTGCTGGGCTCATTCCTCAATCCCTACACGCATCGCCGCGCCGCCGAGCTGATCGCATCCGGTGCGATCGAGATCGACCGGCTTATCTCCAGGCGAGTGCCGCTCGAAGAGGCGGCAATGGTGATCGCCAATCCGCCAGCGCCCGGCGAGGTCAAGGTGCTGGTGGTGCCCGGCCGAAGCTGAGGCAACAGGCTTGCCGCCGGCTCGCCACTCCGCTATTCAGGCCGCGCCGAAAAAGACATGACCGGTTCGGTAGTCCGGTCTCTTCCGTTTTTCGAGCATGATCTCTGGACAAACCGAGACCGTTTGTCCGTGAAAACCGGACGTCACGTTTCGTGATCATGCTCGGCGGAGGCCTGTTCGCCGCACAATGTGCGGGAGAACCCGCGGACGGCAAGCGAGGCGAAAGCCCGCGAGCCGGTTGGGTCATGTCCGGATTTCCTGATGCCACGGCCCCGCCGGTTCCCGGTCCGCAGCCAAGCCTTGTCCGCGTTTCAACCGTGACAGGACAAAGACCATGAAACTGAACCACCTCAACATCATCACATCAGAAGTCGCTGCTCTTGCCGGCTTCTTCACCAGCCATTTCGGCTTCGAGCTTGTCGCCATGCGCGGCAAGGACGCTTTTGCGATCCTGCGCGGATCCGATGGCTTTGCCCTCAACCTGATGACACCGGGCAAGAGGGAACCCGCCACCTATCCCGACGGCTTTCACATTGGCTTCTTCGTCGGCAAACCAGACCTTGTGCACGCCAAGCAAGCGGAACTTGCCGAAGCCGGCTTCGCGCCAGGCGAGGTCCAGGAGCTGACACGCGGCGGCTTCAAGTCAACAACCTTCTACTGCACTGCGCCGGGTGGACTGCTGGTCGAGGTCGGTGCCTCGCCAACCTGAAAAAGAAAGACCCCGGGCGGCACGCCCGGGGTCTCGTCTACGAATGCGATGGGACCGTTACAGCTTGCCCTGGCGCTGCTGCACCATCATGAAGGTGTCGTAATTGTACTCGGCCACCTGCGCCCAGAGATAGTGCTCCTTGCGGAAGCCCTTGATCGATTCCCAGATCTTCTTGAACGGTGCGTTGGTGGCTTCCATTTCGGCATAGACCTCGTTTGCCTTTTCAAAGCAGGCTGCCATGACGTCCTGGCTGAACGGGCGCAGCTTCGCGCCGCCGGCCACCAGCCGCTTCACCGCCGGCGGGTTCACATAGTCATATTTCTGCAGCATGTCGGCATCGGCGGCTTGAGCCGCGGTGCGCAGCAGCGACTTGTAAGCCGGCGAAAGCTCTTCATATTTCGCCTTGTTGAACATCAGGTGGACGGTCGGGCCGCCCTCCCACCAGCCGGGATAGTAGTAATACGGCGCGACCTTGTAGAAGCCGAGCTTTTCATCGTCATAAGGGCCGACCCATTCGGCGGCGTCGATGGTGCCCTTTTCCAGCGCCGGATAGATGTCGCCGCCGGCGATCTGCTGCGGCACGACGCCGAGCTTCTGCACCACCTTGCCGGCAAAGCCGCCGATGCGCATCTTGAGGCCGGAGAGGTCGGCAACAGTGTTGATCTCCTTGCGGAACCAGCCGCCCATCTGCACGCCGGTGTTGCCGCCCGGCAGGCCGAACAACCCTTGCGTGGCAAGAAATTCATTGAACAGGTCGATGCCGCCGCCATGGTAGTGCCAGGCATTCATGCCGCGCGCGTTGAGCGAAAAGGGAACCGCGGCACCCAGCGCCCATGTCGGGTCCTTGCCCCAGTAATAATATGCCACCGTGTGGCAGGCTTCGACCGTGCCGGCCGTGGTGGCATCGGCAGCCTGCAGGCCGGGCACGAGTTCGCCGGCGGCGAAGACCTGGATCTGGAAATTGCCGTCGGTGGCTTCCGACAGCATCTTGGAGAACACTTCGGCGCCGCCATAGATCGTGTCGAGCGACTTCGGAAAGGACGACGCCAGTCGCCATGTCACCTTGGGATTGGACTGGGCAATTGCTGGTGCCGCCAGCGTCGCCGCCGCGGCGGCAGCGCCTACGCCGGTTACGCCGGCCTTGCGAATGAATGAACGACGATCCATGAAGTTCCTCCCTTTTGGATCAACAGACCGATTTTCGGGAAATCCTCGGTTCCCGTATCGGTTGGCCGAAACAATACACGGGCAATAAGTCTAGTCCAGCACAGCCGCCAGATTTGGTGACCAAGCCATACGACCCTGCAACTATAGTCTAACGGCGGCGTTCGTGGCCCATGCGACACGTTGAAACTTGGCATGGAAAAATGCCCTGAGATCGCCTATTTTGAAGGCAGGACATCCCTTGCCAGATGGAAAACAGACCCAAAATGCACCAGCCGCTCGTCGCCATATCGACCGACGTCCGTCAGTTCGACAACTACACCTGGCATGCCGCCCCACAGCAATATCTGGAAGCCGCGGTTGCGGGCGCCGGCGTATTCCCTTTGCTGGTGCCATCGTTCGGCGACAGGCTCGATTTCGACGAACTTCTGTCCTCGGTCGATGGCGTCATGGTCACCGGGTCAAAGTCCAATGTGCACCCCTCGCTCTATGGCGGCGATGCCAGCGAAGCCAACGGTCCTTATGATCCGGCGCGTGACGCGACCACGCTGCCGTTGATCCGCCGGGCGATCGAGCGCGGCGTGCCGTTGCTTGCCATTTGCCGCGGCATCCAGGAGCTGAACGTCGCGCTCGGCGGCACGCTGGGCACCGAGATCCAGGAGCGCGAGGGGTCGCTCGACCACCGCGCGCCGGTGAGCGACAAGCAGGATGAGCGCTTCGCCATCCACCAGACCATTTCGATCAAGGCAGGCAGTTGCCTGGCCGGCGTGTTCGGTGCCGGCGACATCAAGGTCAATTCCTTGCATCGCCAGGCGATCGACCGGCTGGGATCGAAGCTCGAGATCGAGGCCGTTGCCACTGACGGCACGGTTGAAGCGGTTTCGGTCAAGGGGGCTCGCGCCTTCGCCGTCGGTGTCCAGTGGCACCCCGAATATTGGATCAAATCGGACAGCAATTCGGCCAAGATCTTCCGCGCCTTCGGCGATGCGGTGCGCCTGCACGCGGCGGCAAAGGCTGGCTCGCGAGCCGCCGCGGAATAATCAGTCGTCAGTTTTCAGATCACCGGCGACCGCCAGCGACAGCAATGGCATGGCTGGAGCATAGGATTCATAGCCATCGCCATCAGCAACCGAGAAGGTGACGATCGGATCGATGCCGTTGGCGCTGAAGGCGACTGTGCCATCGTTCTGCTCACGCCAGAATTTTGCCTGCTCGATGCCCGGCAACAGCCGGCGGCAGGTCGGAGACACCGTCAACGAGGACAAGCCATCCGAAATCGAGGCTCCACGTATGACGGCGCAGGCCCCCTCATCACCGTTGGCGACCAGCCTGTAGCTGTTGGACGAAGTTGCATCGGTGGCGACGCTTTCCCCATTGCCTTCATGGAAAATTTGAACGCCGCCAAACAGCGCGCCGGCAGCAATCAATGCGGAAAGCGTTTTCATCACTCTTCATCCACGCACACGAACAGGATGCAGAATGATTCCAAAGGGTTAAGCTGGCGTTAATAAGTGTGGCGAACGGCCGGTCAGCCGCGCGCCTTCACATCCGCCGTCTCGGGCACCGGTGTCAGCGGCCGACGCTCGGTGAACCAGGACACCAGATTGTCGACGCACAGATCCGCCATGGCGCGGCGTGTGTGCTCCGAGGCCGAGCCGACATGCGGCAGCAGGCAAGCGTTTGGCACGTCGAGCAACGCCTTGGGTACGTTCGGTTCGTCGGCGAAGACATCAAGCCCGGCGGCGGCAATGGTGCCATCGGCAAGTGCTGCCGCAAGTGCTGCCTCATCGACCGTGCTGCCGCGGCCGATATTGACGAAGACGCCGTTGGCGCCGAGTGCCGACAGGATCTCGGCATTGACCGCCTTTTGCGTCGAAGCGCCGCCAGGCGCCACCGAAATCAGCGTATCGACTGCTTCAGCCAAGCCCTTCAGCGTCGGGTGGTACTGATAGGAAAGACCGTCGACACGACGCCGGTTGTGGTAGGCGACCGGCAGGCCGAATGCTTCCAGCCGCCGGGCAATGGCTTGCCCGATGCGGCCCATGCCGAAAATGCCGACGCGGCGCGCGCGCAAGGTCAGCCGGCTCAGCGGATAATTGCCCTTCTTGACCCAGTTGCCGTCGCGCAGCCATTTTTCGGCGGCGTACAACTCGCGCACCGTATTGATCAGCAGCCCGATCGCGGTGTCGGCGACCTCCTCGGTCAGGACGTCGGGCGTGTTGGTGACCATGATGTTTTTCGCCCGGGCATGGCTGACATCGACCGAGTCATAGCCGACGCCGAAGGAGGCAATGAGTTCGAGATTGGGCAAGGCATCCATCATCGCCGCATTGACGCCGGCAAAGCAGGCAATGCCACGCACCGTACGGCGCATTTCGTCGGTGACCAGCGCCGGATCGGCGCGTTCGATCCTCACCTGTTTGAAGGTACGGTCGATGCGCCGGACGGCATGGTCGCTGAAGCCCGCCGGCACCAGAATGGCAACGGCTTGCAGTTGGTCCACCTTGGTCATGCCCGCTCCATCGGCTTGCCGGTCGACTGGCGCACATGCAGTTCCGGCTTGATCAATTCCTGCGAGGGCCGCACCGTCTGCCCGTTGAGCTTGTCGAGCAGCGCGCTGGCGGCGCGGCGGCCAACCTCGCGCTGGCCGTTCCAGACGGTGGTCAGCGCCGGCGTGGCGATCGCCGCCTCTTCGAGATCGTCATAGCCGGTGACGGAAATGTCGATGCCCGGCACCAGGCCTGCACGCGCAATGCCGTTCATCAGGCCGATGGCGACAAGATCGTTCCAGCAGCAGGCAGCGGTCGGCCTGTCCTTCAGCGCCAGGAACTGCCCGGCGGCCTCGAAGCCCGCCTGCTTGGTGCGCGGGCCGGCGATGCGCCAGGACGGCCTGACTTCGAGCCCGGCCGCCTCCATGGCGTTGACATAGCCCTGGTAGCGGTCGCGGCCGGTCGAGGTCTGGTCGGTGCCGCCGATCATGGCGATGCGCTTGTGGCCGAGCGAGATCAGATGGTTGGTGGCGAGGCCTGTTCCATAGGAGTCGTCGCCGCGAAACACCGGCACGTCGGCACCCTCGACGGTGCGTGCGATCAGCACCGCCGGCAGCCCGTTTTCCTCGGCCATCAGGATATCGGAAGCAGGCGTGCCGATGGCCGGCGACATGATGACGCCGTCGGCGCCGAGCTGTAGCAGCGTATCGATGAAGGTGCGTTGCTTCTCGAGCTGATCGTAGTGATTGGACAGGATGAAGGTCTGCCGGCTGCGGTCGAGTTCGCTTTCGATCGAACGCAGGATCTCGGCGAAGAACGGGTTCATGATGTCGTGCACGACGACACCGACAATGCCCGAACGTGAGGTGCGCAGGCTGGCGGCGCGGCGGTTGTAGATATAGCCGATGGCGCGCGCATGTTCCTTGATGCGGTCGCGCGTCGAGCCGGCAACCAGCGGGCTGTCGCGCAGCGCCAGGGACACGGTGGCCGTGGACACGCCGAGCGCGTCCGCGATCGTCGAAAGCTTGATTTTTTGTGCCAGCGCCTTGCGCTCCCCGAACGAGCCGAATTCCGACCTAAACTGTTTAAAGGCGGCGTTATGCCACCGATCGGGGGCAAATCAAAGTTTTTTTGCCAGCGCTTCCGCCTCGACATCGGAGGCAGCGCGGCTCTGCAGCCGAAGCCGGTGCTCGCGGTGGACGATATAGAGGCCGCTGGCGACGATGATGGCCGCGCCAACCAGCGTCCAGCGGTCTGGAAACTGCTTGAAGACGATCCAGCCGGAAATGATCATCCACACCATCTGCGAATAGGGATAGGGGGCGAGCGCCGTGGTCGTCGCCAGCCGATAGGCCTGCACCAGCAGCCAATGGCCGACACCGCCGAACACGCCAAGCATGAGCAGGATGAACCAGTGCCAGCCATCATGCGGCAGCGAGAAGGAAAACGGCAACATCGGCAAAAGCAGCACCGCCGGCGCCAGCGCCGAGAACAGGATCAGGCTCTCCGACGTCTCGGTCGCCGACATGCGGCGCGTCATGATGACGTAGAAGCTGTTCGACAGCATCGAGCCGAGCGCGAAGAGATGGCCGATGCCGAAGACGCCGACACCTGGCCTTGTGATGATCAGAACCCCGGCGAAGGCGGCCAGGATGGCCAGCCAGCGCCGCCAGCCGGCCCATTCACCGAGCAGCGGACCGGCAAGTGCTGTGATCACCATCGGCCCGAAGAAATAGATCGATGTCGTCTCGGCCAGTTGCAGGGAGCGCAGCGCCAGGATGTTGCACATGGTCGAGCCGAACAGGAACACACCGCGCAGCACATGCGCCGGCAGGTTGACCGGACGAAACCGCATGGGTTGGCGCCAGCCGCGCAGCAGCGTGCCGACCAGCACGACGTGCACGGCAAAGCGCACCCAGGCGACGATCAGCGCCGAAATGCCGGCCAGGACGAGATATTTGCTTGAGGTGTCGAGGAAGGTGAAGAAGACATAGGTGGTAAGCATGCACAGGATCGCCACCGGCGGCGTCGCGCTTTCGACATATCTTTGGGAAGCATTCACTTGCAGGCCGGGGAAAAGCTGGGCTGAAGCCCCACCTTTGCGGGAATTGTCGCTTGCCGGCAAGCCAATTGTCGCCCGCTGCCACGCCAAAGCCAGCTGGCACAACAATACAACAATAGAAGCCAGTAGGCTTAGTCCAGCCTTCCGTCTAGGCGTGCATACGGGCGCCCTTGGTGATCTTGTCGACGAGCTTCTTCTCCGCGCGCAGCGCGATGCCGACCACCTTGGCGTCTTCGGGCGCGAACTCGGCGAAGACGGCGCGGTTGGCGGCGTCGAAGCCGGTCGAGAACATCTCCTCGACATAGAGCGAGGTCGTCACGCCGCGCTCCAGCGCGCGCCGGTGGATCGTGGCGAGCGTCGCCTGGTCAGCCGACAGCACGATGACCGGCTGGACTGACAGCGGGTTGTAGAGATTGCCGGAGCGGTCGCGATAGGGCTCGCCGATGATGTCTGGAAACTGGGCGACGATGCCGCTGGTCAGGAAGGCGGTGACGTTGAGTTTCTGCCAGACCGGCAGGTCCTCCCGCAGCACGATTGCAAATTTCGTGTCGAACATG
Protein-coding regions in this window:
- a CDS encoding TRAP transporter small permease subunit — its product is MQGPLALSRGIDRLNEFIGKSVSWLILLAILVSAGNAVIRKVFDISSNAWLELQWYLFGAAFMLAAAYTLKQNEHIRIDIVYGLFSRRVQHWIDLLGHVFFLMPFVTLMVFYFVPYVRLSFHSGEMSTNAGGLIVWPAKAILLVGFFLLALQGISEIIKKIAIMRGVMDDPNPFISVHEQAELEAKALAEEVRS
- a CDS encoding TRAP transporter large permease gives rise to the protein MEFIAQNMAPIMFASLILFMLIGYPVAFSLAANGLMFFFIGVFLTPYSGGAINLDWPLLYALPDNFYGSRVMSNDTLLAIPFFTFMGIVLERSGMAEDLLDTIGQLFGPIRGGLAYAVIFVGALLAATTGVVAASVIAMGLISLPIMLRYGYDRRLASGVIAASGTLAQIIPPSLVLIVLADQLGRSVGDMYAGALIPGLVLTGLYALYILIVSIFRPKMVPALPLEARTLGHGVMSLLVALAVTVAISYAAYRYLAPAHGDNADILGATAGVLLIYIVAIADRRLNINMMSRLAQQVVIVLIPPLALIFLVLGTIFLGIATPTEGGAMGSVGALIMAAAKGRLSLDVIKQALTSTTRLSSFVLFILIGARVFSLTFYGVNGQIWVEHLLTSLPGGEVGFLIGVNILVFFLAFFLDFFELAFIIVPLLAPAADKLGIDLIWFGVLLGVNMQTSFMHPPFGFALFYLRSVAARVPYLDRLTGKQIAPVTTGQIYWGAVPFVCIQVIMIGLTIAFPQMVMRYKGTTVDPGTIDYTVPAIPGMSPPGAPPANGTAPANGGTAPATTPDLSQPPSFGDTPPAAQPATPQPDLSQPPSFN
- a CDS encoding zinc-dependent alcohol dehydrogenase family protein gives rise to the protein MKAVRLEAVGSIALREVDKPIPGPDELLVRIEACGVCGTDRHLFHGEFPCKPPVTPGHEFSGIIEAVGDAVSGFAVGDRVTGDPNIACGRCPHCHAGRVNLCRNLNAIGIHRDGGFADYVVLPQKQAFILPADLPPTHGAFCEPLGCCLHGVDLAEIKPGSSVIVLGGGVIGLLTVQLARLAGATTIVLSTRQASRRALAEELGATVTVDPTAADVIEVIAGPAGLLPGGADVVFECAGVRETVEQSMRLARAGGTVVIVGVTPQGMKAEFEPFDLLFRELKVLGSFLNPYTHRRAAELIASGAIEIDRLISRRVPLEEAAMVIANPPAPGEVKVLVVPGRS
- a CDS encoding VOC family protein, yielding MKLNHLNIITSEVAALAGFFTSHFGFELVAMRGKDAFAILRGSDGFALNLMTPGKREPATYPDGFHIGFFVGKPDLVHAKQAELAEAGFAPGEVQELTRGGFKSTTFYCTAPGGLLVEVGASPT
- a CDS encoding TRAP transporter substrate-binding protein → MDRRSFIRKAGVTGVGAAAAAATLAAPAIAQSNPKVTWRLASSFPKSLDTIYGGAEVFSKMLSEATDGNFQIQVFAAGELVPGLQAADATTAGTVEACHTVAYYYWGKDPTWALGAAVPFSLNARGMNAWHYHGGGIDLFNEFLATQGLFGLPGGNTGVQMGGWFRKEINTVADLSGLKMRIGGFAGKVVQKLGVVPQQIAGGDIYPALEKGTIDAAEWVGPYDDEKLGFYKVAPYYYYPGWWEGGPTVHLMFNKAKYEELSPAYKSLLRTAAQAADADMLQKYDYVNPPAVKRLVAGGAKLRPFSQDVMAACFEKANEVYAEMEATNAPFKKIWESIKGFRKEHYLWAQVAEYNYDTFMMVQQRQGKL
- a CDS encoding gamma-glutamyl-gamma-aminobutyrate hydrolase family protein, coding for MHQPLVAISTDVRQFDNYTWHAAPQQYLEAAVAGAGVFPLLVPSFGDRLDFDELLSSVDGVMVTGSKSNVHPSLYGGDASEANGPYDPARDATTLPLIRRAIERGVPLLAICRGIQELNVALGGTLGTEIQEREGSLDHRAPVSDKQDERFAIHQTISIKAGSCLAGVFGAGDIKVNSLHRQAIDRLGSKLEIEAVATDGTVEAVSVKGARAFAVGVQWHPEYWIKSDSNSAKIFRAFGDAVRLHAAAKAGSRAAAE
- a CDS encoding 2-hydroxyacid dehydrogenase, with protein sequence MTKVDQLQAVAILVPAGFSDHAVRRIDRTFKQVRIERADPALVTDEMRRTVRGIACFAGVNAAMMDALPNLELIASFGVGYDSVDVSHARAKNIMVTNTPDVLTEEVADTAIGLLINTVRELYAAEKWLRDGNWVKKGNYPLSRLTLRARRVGIFGMGRIGQAIARRLEAFGLPVAYHNRRRVDGLSYQYHPTLKGLAEAVDTLISVAPGGASTQKAVNAEILSALGANGVFVNIGRGSTVDEAALAAALADGTIAAAGLDVFADEPNVPKALLDVPNACLLPHVGSASEHTRRAMADLCVDNLVSWFTERRPLTPVPETADVKARG
- a CDS encoding LacI family DNA-binding transcriptional regulator translates to MSTATVSLALRDSPLVAGSTRDRIKEHARAIGYIYNRRAASLRTSRSGIVGVVVHDIMNPFFAEILRSIESELDRSRQTFILSNHYDQLEKQRTFIDTLLQLGADGVIMSPAIGTPASDILMAEENGLPAVLIARTVEGADVPVFRGDDSYGTGLATNHLISLGHKRIAMIGGTDQTSTGRDRYQGYVNAMEAAGLEVRPSWRIAGPRTKQAGFEAAGQFLALKDRPTAACCWNDLVAIGLMNGIARAGLVPGIDISVTGYDDLEEAAIATPALTTVWNGQREVGRRAASALLDKLNGQTVRPSQELIKPELHVRQSTGKPMERA
- a CDS encoding DMT family transporter, giving the protein MLTTYVFFTFLDTSSKYLVLAGISALIVAWVRFAVHVVLVGTLLRGWRQPMRFRPVNLPAHVLRGVFLFGSTMCNILALRSLQLAETTSIYFFGPMVITALAGPLLGEWAGWRRWLAILAAFAGVLIITRPGVGVFGIGHLFALGSMLSNSFYVIMTRRMSATETSESLILFSALAPAVLLLPMLPFSFSLPHDGWHWFILLMLGVFGGVGHWLLVQAYRLATTTALAPYPYSQMVWMIISGWIVFKQFPDRWTLVGAAIIVASGLYIVHREHRLRLQSRAASDVEAEALAKKL
- a CDS encoding DUF2000 family protein is translated as MFDTKFAIVLREDLPVWQKLNVTAFLTSGIVAQFPDIIGEPYRDRSGNLYNPLSVQPVIVLSADQATLATIHRRALERGVTTSLYVEEMFSTGFDAANRAVFAEFAPEDAKVVGIALRAEKKLVDKITKGARMHA